In Rhodanobacter denitrificans, a single window of DNA contains:
- a CDS encoding ABC transporter ATP-binding protein — translation MPDEPSPAQGHTLDLLRSLARTLGGGDLAEIAAYVALSLAAALVGSLAAVLLVPLVQPGHALQLAGGMFDVGGGVEMRAAVFVAATAAFAVLRWLVAWLGARLTSRYGMTRRRLVHARLVDAPLASLADATSAEIANVLTYNVETLTQGFAALLQLLVAGITTIVSLGFAFWVSPPLMLTAPLLAGFALVASRIFGREQSQVGRRYVADMTRLFWLSEDFPRRLRHIRSFGRGDAEKESYGAISAALGHGYRRQLELVAAGRLVLELLAAAAIAAVLVLAYRWHGVDQSSLIAVCLLLGRLLPYLVSTRQSFQQLRSAVPAFGLWQRYMDLDTIRSPATPSPAGPGTDRPALHIERIRLAPPLAGLDVRQVSLRPGELTLIRGDSGIGKSSLVDVLAGMGVPGVFAARVDGHAIGFGEYRELVRHGAYVSQGVRPWQHSVRECLRWAAPEAGAELMQAALQDVGLDRRLAGSLQGLDTALHSTASRLSGGELQRLLLAQVILRRPFLAVLDEATSALDAASEIQVLAAMKRRLPQTILVVVSHRASVAAVADQCLSIDGDLVATMTASADPCRAAALEHGGRPHDGAR, via the coding sequence ATGCCTGACGAACCATCGCCGGCGCAGGGCCACACGCTCGACCTGCTGCGTTCGCTCGCGCGCACGCTCGGCGGCGGCGACCTGGCGGAAATCGCCGCCTATGTCGCGTTGTCGCTGGCGGCGGCGCTGGTCGGCAGCCTTGCCGCGGTGCTGCTGGTGCCGCTGGTGCAGCCCGGGCACGCGTTGCAGCTGGCCGGCGGGATGTTCGACGTGGGCGGCGGCGTGGAGATGCGGGCCGCCGTCTTCGTCGCGGCCACCGCGGCCTTTGCCGTGCTGCGCTGGCTGGTGGCATGGCTGGGTGCGCGCCTGACCAGCCGTTACGGCATGACCCGGCGGCGCCTGGTGCATGCGCGGCTGGTCGATGCGCCGCTCGCCTCGCTGGCCGACGCGACCTCGGCGGAGATCGCGAACGTCCTGACCTACAACGTCGAAACCCTCACCCAGGGCTTCGCCGCACTGTTGCAGCTGCTGGTCGCCGGCATCACCACGATCGTCAGCCTGGGCTTCGCGTTCTGGGTGTCGCCGCCGCTGATGCTCACGGCGCCACTGCTTGCCGGTTTCGCGCTGGTCGCGTCGCGCATCTTCGGCCGCGAACAGTCGCAGGTCGGTCGCCGCTATGTCGCCGACATGACGCGGCTGTTCTGGCTCAGCGAGGATTTTCCGCGGCGCCTGCGCCACATCCGTTCGTTCGGGCGGGGGGACGCGGAAAAGGAAAGTTACGGCGCCATTTCCGCGGCGCTGGGCCACGGCTACCGGCGCCAACTGGAGCTGGTGGCGGCCGGGCGGCTGGTGCTCGAACTGCTGGCGGCGGCCGCGATCGCCGCCGTGCTCGTGCTCGCCTATCGCTGGCACGGCGTCGATCAGTCGTCGCTGATCGCGGTGTGCCTGCTGCTCGGGCGCCTGCTGCCTTATCTGGTATCGACCCGGCAGAGCTTCCAGCAACTGCGTTCGGCCGTCCCGGCTTTCGGGCTCTGGCAGCGCTACATGGACCTCGACACGATCCGTTCGCCGGCGACGCCATCGCCCGCCGGGCCGGGGACGGATCGACCGGCGCTGCACATCGAGCGGATCCGACTGGCGCCGCCGCTTGCCGGTCTCGACGTGCGCCAGGTGAGCCTGCGGCCCGGCGAGCTGACCCTGATCCGCGGCGACTCCGGCATCGGCAAGAGCAGCCTGGTCGACGTGCTGGCCGGCATGGGCGTGCCCGGGGTTTTCGCGGCGCGGGTCGACGGACACGCCATCGGCTTCGGCGAATACCGGGAACTCGTGCGGCACGGCGCCTATGTCAGCCAGGGCGTGCGACCCTGGCAGCATTCGGTGCGCGAATGCCTGCGCTGGGCGGCGCCCGAAGCCGGCGCCGAGCTGATGCAGGCCGCGCTGCAGGACGTCGGCCTCGACAGGCGACTGGCCGGCTCGCTGCAGGGCCTGGACACCGCGCTGCACAGTACGGCGAGCCGGCTCTCCGGCGGTGAGCTGCAGCGGCTGCTGCTGGCCCAGGTGATCCTGCGCCGGCCCTTCCTGGCCGTGCTCGACGAAGCGACCAGCGCGCTCGACGCCGCATCCGAGATCCAGGTGCTGGCCGCCATGAAACGCCGGTTGCCGCAGACGATACTCGTCGTGGTATCGCACCGGGCCAGCGTGGCAGCGGTCGCCGACCAGTGCCTGAGCATCGACGGCGACCTCGTGGCGACGATGACCGCGAGCGCGGATCCGTGCCGTGCCGCGGCGCTGGAGCATGGCGGGCGCCCGCACGATGGGGCGCGCTGA
- a CDS encoding serine kinase, whose protein sequence is MVQPPLGRATRSVTTASTPRGDIRDASADPFRERSGCRRALSRQILGARFRFESASEALLQQVEAAYGGLPPHRLPTAVPEFRVELRLSPPRLSPGGGEPPPVQTQAGAGWICGVMDASNYVMLAPAQQRALVVASADMLERPYHLRYELIEFAVFTLATRGQGLVPLHGACVGRRGRGVLLLGASGSGKSTLALLALLQGLDFLAEDAVFVQPHAMLATGVANYLHVQADALRFVDAAGARRWIGEAPVIRRRSGMEKFEADLRRGPGRLAAAPLELVGAVLVSARPAANATALLSAVRAADVAARLSADQPYASGQPGWPCFAQRMMAMGVHELRRGKHPRDGVAALRELLGDG, encoded by the coding sequence ATCGTGCAACCACCTCTGGGCCGGGCAACTCGATCGGTGACCACGGCATCGACTCCTCGCGGCGACATCCGGGACGCCAGCGCGGATCCTTTCCGCGAGCGATCCGGCTGCCGCCGTGCCCTGAGCCGGCAGATACTCGGCGCGCGCTTCCGTTTCGAAAGCGCGAGCGAGGCGCTGCTGCAGCAGGTCGAGGCCGCTTACGGCGGCCTGCCGCCGCACCGTCTGCCGACGGCGGTGCCGGAGTTCCGCGTCGAGCTGCGTCTGTCGCCGCCGCGGCTGTCGCCGGGCGGGGGCGAGCCACCGCCGGTGCAGACGCAGGCGGGAGCCGGCTGGATCTGCGGCGTCATGGACGCGTCGAACTACGTGATGCTGGCGCCCGCGCAGCAGCGGGCCCTGGTGGTGGCCTCCGCCGACATGCTGGAGCGGCCCTACCATCTGCGCTACGAACTCATCGAGTTCGCCGTGTTCACCCTGGCGACGCGCGGGCAGGGCCTGGTTCCGCTGCACGGCGCCTGCGTGGGCCGGCGGGGCAGGGGCGTCCTGCTGCTGGGCGCCAGCGGTTCGGGCAAATCGACGCTGGCCTTGCTCGCGCTGCTGCAAGGCCTGGATTTTCTCGCCGAGGACGCGGTGTTCGTGCAGCCGCACGCCATGCTCGCCACCGGCGTGGCCAACTACCTGCACGTGCAGGCCGATGCGCTGCGCTTCGTCGACGCCGCCGGTGCCCGGCGCTGGATCGGCGAGGCGCCGGTGATCCGCCGCCGCAGCGGGATGGAGAAGTTCGAAGCCGACCTGAGACGGGGACCCGGCCGGCTCGCCGCGGCGCCATTGGAACTGGTCGGCGCCGTGCTGGTTTCGGCCCGGCCTGCCGCCAACGCCACCGCCTTGCTGAGCGCGGTTAGGGCCGCCGACGTCGCCGCGCGACTGTCCGCGGATCAGCCATACGCGTCCGGCCAGCCCGGCTGGCCCTGCTTCGCACAGCGGATGATGGCGATGGGCGTCCACGAGTTGCGCCGCGGCAAGCATCCGCGGGACGGCGTGGCGGCGTTGCGGGAACTGCTGGGCGACGGGTGA
- a CDS encoding glycosyltransferase family 4 protein produces MKLALVVPGGVDRSGEYRVIPALLALIERLARSHEVHVFALQQEAAAGRWELAGASIHNIGDGWTRLRAIAAIRAEHRRAPFDRIQAIFSGSCGLVAVAAARLLRRPSLVHVAGGELVALRAIGYGGRLRWKGRLREACVLRAADVVTAASAPVIEALRALGVVARRVPLGVDLQAWPPLAPRVRRTGPARLIHVASLNRVKDQPTLLRALAVLRDGGLAFRMDVVGVDTLQGEVQRLAGRLGLAHCVRFLGFRTQRELRPLMEAADLLVMSSLHEAGPLVLLEAAVAGVPTVGTAVGHLVEWAPAAARAVPVGDWAALAEAIGQLLADEALRLRLAAAAQRRALPEDADCTARLFEALYRHSPADAQGQAGLRAT; encoded by the coding sequence GTGAAACTCGCGCTGGTGGTGCCGGGCGGGGTGGATCGCAGTGGCGAGTACCGGGTGATCCCGGCCTTGCTGGCGCTGATCGAACGACTGGCGCGCAGCCACGAGGTGCATGTCTTCGCGCTGCAGCAGGAAGCGGCGGCGGGCCGCTGGGAGCTCGCCGGCGCGAGCATCCACAACATCGGCGACGGCTGGACCCGGCTGCGCGCGATCGCGGCGATCCGCGCCGAGCATCGCCGCGCGCCGTTCGATCGGATCCAGGCGATCTTCTCCGGCTCGTGCGGCCTGGTGGCCGTGGCCGCGGCCAGGCTGCTGCGGCGGCCGAGCCTGGTGCATGTCGCCGGCGGCGAGCTGGTCGCGCTGCGCGCGATCGGCTACGGCGGGCGGCTGCGATGGAAGGGGCGGCTGCGCGAGGCATGCGTGCTGCGTGCCGCCGATGTCGTCACGGCGGCCAGCGCACCGGTCATCGAGGCGCTGCGCGCACTCGGCGTGGTGGCCCGGCGCGTGCCGCTCGGCGTCGACCTGCAGGCCTGGCCGCCGCTCGCGCCGCGCGTGCGCCGCACCGGCCCGGCGCGGCTGATCCACGTGGCCAGCCTCAACCGGGTGAAGGATCAGCCGACCCTGCTGCGCGCGCTGGCCGTGCTTCGCGACGGCGGGCTGGCCTTCCGCATGGATGTGGTCGGCGTGGACACCTTGCAGGGCGAGGTGCAGCGGCTGGCCGGCCGGCTGGGGCTGGCGCACTGCGTCCGCTTCCTCGGGTTCCGGACGCAACGCGAATTGCGCCCGTTGATGGAAGCGGCCGACCTGCTGGTGATGTCCTCGCTGCACGAGGCCGGTCCGCTGGTGTTGCTGGAGGCGGCGGTGGCCGGCGTGCCGACGGTCGGCACGGCGGTCGGGCATCTGGTGGAATGGGCGCCTGCGGCGGCACGTGCGGTGCCCGTCGGCGACTGGGCGGCGCTGGCCGAGGCGATCGGGCAGCTGCTTGCCGACGAAGCGCTGCGCCTGCGACTGGCCGCGGCTGCGCAGCGCCGGGCGCTGCCGGAGGACGCCGACTGCACGGCGCGGTTGTTCGAAGCGCTGTATCGGCACTCGCCCGCCGACGCGCAGGGTCAGGCCGGTTTGCGGGCCACGTAA
- a CDS encoding nucleotidyltransferase family protein codes for MLPPLKVVRAGLRRTTEALAAELARPGGATPPWSALEWQLAAVAAAVHGVSPLLCRRCAWQHPSWRSFLADQRAHVEHRHRRIATLLQRIDAGARVRGIALVALKGSALHALGLYAPGDRPMADIDLLVRAEDAAPAIALLQELGYVESFVAWKHRVFRPAAGAPFAGLGEHRDTPVNIELHTRIQERLPVTAVDITARIRPPQPRPGLNPYPSPGALMNHLLLHAAGNLCNRSLRLLHLHDIALLSARLSAGDWNVLWDDPAGDAPWYALPPLLLTARYYPDSIATDVLARLATGCPALLRMASRRHTLTCVSCSDLWLHALHGIEWSRSVGELGRCLGQRIRPTREASRERADMLRTQLWLQQGPDWAGLSHGRRILAWLTRPVPRMDTMFAVRAALEGPARAP; via the coding sequence ATGCTGCCGCCGCTCAAAGTCGTTAGGGCCGGCCTGCGCCGCACCACCGAGGCGCTCGCCGCGGAGCTGGCGCGGCCGGGCGGCGCCACGCCGCCATGGAGCGCGCTCGAATGGCAGCTGGCGGCGGTGGCCGCCGCCGTGCACGGGGTGTCGCCGCTGCTGTGCCGACGCTGTGCGTGGCAGCACCCATCCTGGCGATCGTTCCTGGCCGACCAGCGCGCACACGTCGAGCATCGCCATCGGCGCATCGCCACGCTGCTGCAGCGCATCGATGCCGGCGCCCGCGTTCGCGGCATCGCCCTCGTCGCGCTGAAGGGCTCCGCCTTGCACGCGCTCGGCCTCTACGCGCCCGGCGACCGACCGATGGCCGACATCGACCTGCTGGTCCGCGCCGAGGATGCCGCGCCGGCGATCGCGCTGCTGCAGGAACTGGGCTACGTGGAGTCGTTCGTCGCGTGGAAGCACCGGGTGTTCAGGCCGGCGGCCGGCGCGCCCTTTGCCGGCCTCGGCGAACACCGCGACACGCCGGTCAACATCGAGCTGCACACGCGTATCCAGGAGCGGCTGCCGGTCACCGCGGTGGACATCACCGCGCGCATCCGTCCGCCGCAGCCGCGGCCCGGACTGAACCCCTACCCGTCGCCCGGCGCGCTGATGAACCACCTGCTGCTGCATGCCGCCGGCAACCTGTGCAACCGCAGCCTGCGCCTGCTCCATCTGCACGACATCGCGCTGCTGTCGGCACGCCTGTCCGCGGGCGACTGGAACGTGCTGTGGGACGACCCGGCCGGCGACGCTCCCTGGTATGCGCTGCCGCCGCTGCTGCTGACCGCGCGCTACTACCCGGACTCGATCGCGACGGACGTGCTGGCACGGCTCGCCACCGGTTGCCCCGCCCTGCTGCGGATGGCGTCGCGCCGCCACACCCTGACCTGCGTTTCGTGCTCCGATCTGTGGCTGCATGCGCTGCACGGCATCGAATGGTCGCGTTCCGTCGGCGAGCTCGGACGCTGCCTCGGTCAGCGGATCAGGCCCACGCGGGAGGCCAGCCGGGAGCGCGCCGACATGCTGCGCACGCAGCTCTGGCTGCAGCAGGGGCCGGACTGGGCCGGCCTGTCGCACGGGCGGCGCATCCTTGCCTGGCTGACCCGGCCGGTGCCGCGGATGGACACCATGTTCGCGGTGCGCGCGGCGCTGGAAGGCCCGGCGCGCGCGCCGTAG
- a CDS encoding peroxiredoxin: MKKRFAGSMALGALLALASAMPAVAALAPGAVAPTFTARASQAGKEFTFSLADALRKGPVVVYFYPSAYTGGCDLEAHTFAVERDKFDAAGATIIGVSADSIERLDAFSADPKYCAGKFPVASDAEVKVALAYGLEAMAARPGMHDVRGVAIDHAFIPRTTFVIAGDGRIVATLSSETDHLRPDEHVKQSLAIVQRLQAGKAP; the protein is encoded by the coding sequence ATGAAAAAGCGTTTTGCGGGATCGATGGCATTGGGTGCGTTGCTTGCGCTGGCTTCGGCGATGCCGGCTGTCGCCGCGCTCGCGCCCGGCGCCGTGGCGCCGACGTTCACCGCCCGGGCCAGCCAGGCCGGCAAGGAGTTCACCTTCTCGCTGGCCGATGCGCTCAGGAAAGGTCCGGTCGTGGTGTACTTCTACCCGTCGGCGTACACCGGGGGCTGCGACCTCGAAGCGCACACTTTTGCGGTCGAACGGGACAAGTTCGACGCGGCCGGTGCGACCATCATCGGCGTGTCGGCCGACAGCATCGAGCGGCTCGATGCCTTCTCGGCGGACCCGAAGTACTGCGCGGGCAAGTTCCCGGTCGCCTCGGACGCCGAGGTCAAGGTCGCGCTTGCCTATGGCCTGGAGGCGATGGCGGCGCGACCGGGCATGCACGACGTGCGCGGCGTGGCCATCGACCACGCGTTCATCCCCCGCACGACGTTCGTCATCGCCGGCGACGGCAGGATCGTCGCCACGCTTTCCTCGGAGACCGACCATCTGCGCCCCGACGAGCACGTGAAACAGTCGCTGGCCATCGTGCAACGGCTGCAGGCCGGCAAGGCACCGTGA
- a CDS encoding B12-binding domain-containing radical SAM protein — MLKIQVGHSYFLRYDPKQWERGKPYPPLATIQIAALLRQRGHDVALFDAMLADGVEDYAAAVRAAQPDVVVLYEDNFNYLTKMCLGRMREAACRMIAQAHARGARVIVAGSDASDQPGAFLAAGADAVLLGEGIAALLELIARLERDPAIAACHWLDGIAGIATQVDGQTQARRMGAMPPDPRLVGPPAWDLVDIARYRTLWRERHGYFSLNMAASRGCPFRCNWCAKPIWGNHYKQRSAEDVAAEMIYLKQAFGPDHIWMADDIFGFHVDWVAQFGARLRSAGGPVPFTIQTRADLMSERMTDALEQAGCAEAWLGAESGSQRVLDSMAKGTRVADLIAARVRLGRRGIRVGFFIQLGYLGEQLDDLLATRELVAQAAPDDIGVSVAYPLPGTKFYDKVKAQLGDKTHWQDSGDLAMMFHGAYDSDFYRCVRDLLHEQVTLQQSKAADPPQRHRQAGAALDAKWDALVASERAHRSDDAAAAKRIDIRLLPHAAAAQSR; from the coding sequence ATGCTGAAGATTCAGGTCGGCCACTCCTATTTCCTGAGGTACGACCCCAAGCAATGGGAACGCGGCAAGCCCTATCCCCCGCTGGCCACGATCCAGATCGCCGCGCTGCTGCGCCAGCGGGGCCACGACGTCGCCCTGTTCGACGCGATGCTTGCCGATGGCGTCGAGGATTACGCAGCAGCCGTGCGCGCCGCGCAGCCGGATGTCGTGGTTCTCTACGAGGACAATTTCAACTACCTGACCAAGATGTGCCTCGGCCGCATGCGCGAGGCGGCGTGCCGGATGATCGCGCAAGCGCATGCGCGCGGCGCCCGCGTGATCGTGGCCGGCTCCGACGCGTCGGATCAGCCGGGCGCCTTCCTCGCCGCCGGCGCGGACGCGGTGCTGCTGGGCGAAGGGATTGCGGCGCTGCTGGAACTGATCGCGCGGCTGGAGCGCGACCCGGCCATCGCCGCCTGCCACTGGCTCGACGGCATTGCCGGCATCGCCACGCAGGTGGACGGCCAGACCCAGGCGCGACGCATGGGTGCCATGCCGCCGGACCCCCGGCTGGTCGGTCCCCCCGCCTGGGACCTGGTGGACATCGCGCGCTACCGGACCCTGTGGCGCGAACGGCACGGCTACTTCAGCCTCAACATGGCGGCGTCGCGGGGCTGCCCGTTCCGCTGCAACTGGTGCGCCAAGCCGATCTGGGGCAACCACTACAAGCAGCGCAGCGCCGAGGACGTGGCGGCGGAGATGATCTACCTGAAACAGGCGTTCGGGCCCGATCACATCTGGATGGCCGACGACATCTTCGGCTTCCACGTCGACTGGGTGGCGCAGTTCGGGGCGCGCCTGCGCAGCGCCGGCGGACCGGTGCCGTTCACCATCCAGACCCGCGCCGACCTGATGAGCGAGCGCATGACCGACGCGCTCGAACAGGCCGGCTGCGCCGAGGCGTGGCTGGGCGCCGAAAGCGGCAGCCAGCGCGTGCTGGACAGCATGGCCAAGGGCACCCGGGTCGCCGACCTGATTGCGGCCCGGGTGCGGCTGGGCCGGCGCGGCATCCGCGTGGGCTTCTTCATCCAGCTCGGCTATCTCGGCGAGCAGCTGGACGACCTGCTGGCCACCCGCGAACTGGTGGCGCAGGCCGCGCCCGACGACATCGGCGTGAGCGTCGCCTATCCGCTGCCGGGAACGAAGTTCTACGACAAGGTCAAGGCCCAGCTCGGCGACAAGACCCATTGGCAGGACAGCGGCGACCTGGCCATGATGTTCCACGGCGCCTACGACTCCGACTTCTACCGCTGCGTGCGCGACCTGCTGCACGAGCAGGTCACGCTGCAGCAATCGAAGGCCGCCGACCCGCCGCAGCGCCACCGGCAGGCGGGCGCGGCACTCGATGCCAAATGGGATGCGCTGGTCGCCTCCGAACGCGCGCACCGCAGCGACGATGCGGCGGCGGCGAAGCGAATCGATATCCGGCTGCTCCCCCATGCTGCCGCCGCTCAAAGTCGTTAG
- a CDS encoding class I SAM-dependent methyltransferase, whose product MSRAQPASDPSPASHAADAAALAGLRLRCPRCGSAIDTLDCPACGFAIVIDDGIAHALAPESAARHARFIADYERIRAAEGRGSASADFYLALPYHDASGRNRDQWRMRARSYDCIVRQLPQGGRILDLGAGNGWMSFRLALAGYRPTAVDLLGNDRDGLGAARHYRARLPALFARFQAEIRRLPFADAQFDAAVFNASFHYAEDGEACLREALRCVRKGGMVVISDTPWYARDASGRQMLAERREAFLRRHGTAADALASLGYLTDERLQQMAAALSIRWEVHRPWYGLRWALRPFAAKLRGRREPSKFRLYVARKPA is encoded by the coding sequence ATGTCGCGGGCGCAACCAGCCTCGGACCCGTCACCGGCCAGCCATGCCGCGGACGCGGCGGCGCTGGCGGGCCTGCGGCTGCGCTGCCCTCGCTGCGGAAGCGCCATCGACACGCTGGATTGTCCGGCCTGCGGCTTCGCCATCGTGATCGACGACGGCATCGCGCACGCCCTGGCGCCGGAATCGGCCGCCCGCCACGCGCGCTTCATCGCCGACTACGAGCGGATCAGGGCCGCCGAAGGCCGCGGCAGCGCAAGCGCGGATTTCTACCTCGCCCTGCCCTACCACGACGCCAGCGGCAGGAATCGCGACCAGTGGCGGATGCGCGCGCGCAGCTACGACTGCATCGTGCGGCAGCTGCCGCAAGGGGGCCGCATCCTCGACCTCGGCGCGGGCAACGGCTGGATGAGTTTTCGCCTGGCGCTGGCCGGGTATCGGCCGACCGCGGTCGACCTGCTCGGCAACGATCGCGACGGGCTGGGCGCGGCCCGGCACTATCGGGCGCGCCTGCCGGCGCTGTTTGCGCGCTTCCAGGCCGAGATCCGTCGCCTGCCGTTCGCCGACGCGCAGTTCGACGCCGCCGTGTTCAATGCCTCCTTCCACTACGCCGAAGACGGCGAAGCGTGCCTGCGCGAAGCTTTGCGCTGCGTGCGCAAGGGCGGCATGGTGGTCATCAGCGACACGCCGTGGTACGCCCGCGACGCGAGCGGCCGGCAGATGCTGGCCGAGCGTCGCGAAGCCTTCCTGCGCCGCCACGGCACGGCGGCCGACGCCCTCGCCAGCCTGGGTTACCTCACCGACGAGCGCCTGCAGCAGATGGCCGCTGCGCTGTCGATCCGCTGGGAGGTGCACCGCCCGTGGTACGGCCTGCGCTGGGCGTTGCGCCCCTTCGCGGCGAAGCTCCGCGGCCGGCGTGAGCCTTCGAAGTTCCGACTTTACGTGGCCCGCAAACCGGCCTGA
- the ligD gene encoding non-homologous end-joining DNA ligase, whose amino-acid sequence MSDSDSNLETAARGRVGAVTVPPAAISHAARVVYPDCGISKGEVAAYYAAVARWMLPELANRPLSLLRCPDGVGSACFFQKHHTQALGRHVQVVALREKDGGVDDYLYVRDLAGLLELVQMNALEFHPWGAQVDRPDAPDRLVFDLDPAAGVPWAAVVAAAREIRARLRGLGLRSFVRTSGGKGLHVVLPIRRGPDWAAAKRFCAALARALVARRPQQYVASASKSRRQGLIFIDWLRNTRGATSVCNWSLRARAGAPVAMPLRWEELGRVQGGTAFDLPKALKRAAALQRDPWEGIATLQQVLPEL is encoded by the coding sequence GTGAGCGATTCCGACTCGAACCTGGAAACGGCGGCGCGCGGGCGCGTTGGTGCCGTGACCGTGCCGCCGGCGGCGATCAGCCATGCCGCGCGCGTGGTCTACCCGGACTGCGGGATCAGCAAGGGCGAGGTGGCCGCGTACTACGCCGCGGTGGCGCGCTGGATGCTGCCGGAGCTGGCGAACCGGCCGCTGTCGCTGCTGCGCTGCCCGGACGGGGTGGGCAGCGCCTGCTTCTTCCAGAAGCACCACACGCAGGCGCTGGGCCGGCACGTGCAGGTGGTCGCGCTGCGCGAGAAGGACGGCGGCGTCGACGACTACCTGTACGTGCGCGACCTGGCCGGCCTGCTCGAACTGGTGCAGATGAACGCGCTGGAGTTCCATCCGTGGGGTGCGCAGGTGGACCGGCCCGATGCGCCGGACCGGCTGGTGTTCGACCTCGATCCGGCCGCGGGCGTGCCGTGGGCGGCGGTGGTGGCCGCGGCGCGTGAGATCCGTGCGCGGCTGCGCGGGCTTGGCTTGCGGAGTTTCGTGCGCACCAGCGGCGGCAAGGGCCTGCACGTGGTGCTGCCGATCCGGCGCGGGCCGGACTGGGCCGCGGCGAAGCGTTTCTGCGCGGCGTTGGCCCGCGCACTGGTGGCGCGGCGGCCGCAGCAGTACGTCGCCAGCGCGAGCAAGTCGCGGCGGCAGGGCCTGATCTTCATCGACTGGCTGCGCAACACACGCGGCGCCACCAGCGTGTGCAACTGGTCGCTGCGCGCCCGCGCCGGCGCGCCGGTGGCGATGCCGCTGCGCTGGGAGGAACTGGGGCGGGTGCAGGGCGGGACGGCGTTCGACCTGCCCAAGGCGCTGAAGCGGGCGGCGGCGTTGCAGCGCGACCCGTGGGAGGGCATCGCCACGCTGCAGCAGGTGTTGCCGGAACTCTGA